Proteins from a genomic interval of Streptomyces fodineus:
- a CDS encoding alpha/beta fold hydrolase, whose product MNTDNAKRSALTIDGRTLSYVDFGGPDRPLLALHGHMSEGVSFADLAARLAPDWRVIAPDQRGHGHSDRAADYSREGYLADLQALMDHLGLERAALLGHSLGAINAYQFAARHPERVTALVNGEGCAELGLDGSNPLAFVLNLPEGTCPSREAFVAQLDQFAPFFESAVRERPDGTWGLHFHPKDIYESEDQVHGDHWADWTGSACPALLIRGTKGGVLPAEQAAQMAARRPDTRLVELETDHFLYANDPVGFADAVRDFLASA is encoded by the coding sequence ATGAACACCGACAACGCCAAGCGTTCCGCGCTCACTATCGACGGCCGCACCTTGTCCTACGTGGACTTCGGCGGACCCGACCGCCCGCTGCTCGCCCTGCACGGACACATGTCCGAGGGCGTGTCGTTCGCCGATCTCGCCGCCCGCCTCGCCCCGGACTGGCGGGTCATAGCGCCCGATCAGCGCGGCCATGGCCACTCCGACCGGGCGGCCGACTACAGCCGGGAGGGCTACCTCGCCGACCTGCAAGCCCTCATGGACCACCTGGGACTGGAACGCGCCGCCCTCCTCGGCCACTCGCTCGGCGCGATCAACGCCTACCAGTTCGCCGCCCGCCACCCCGAGCGCGTGACCGCGCTGGTCAATGGCGAGGGTTGTGCCGAACTCGGCCTGGACGGCAGCAACCCGCTGGCATTCGTGCTGAACCTTCCGGAGGGCACCTGCCCCAGCCGGGAGGCGTTCGTGGCGCAGCTGGACCAGTTCGCCCCCTTCTTCGAATCCGCCGTTCGCGAGCGGCCAGACGGAACTTGGGGCCTGCACTTCCACCCCAAGGACATCTACGAATCCGAGGACCAGGTCCACGGCGACCACTGGGCAGACTGGACCGGATCCGCCTGCCCAGCGCTGCTGATACGCGGCACCAAAGGCGGTGTGCTGCCGGCGGAACAGGCAGCGCAGATGGCCGCTCGGCGGCCCGACACCCGTCTCGTCGAACTGGAGACGGACCACTTCCTGTACGCCAACGACCCGGTCGGCTTCGCGGACGCTGTCCGCGACTTCCTTGCCTCGGCATAG
- a CDS encoding transposase, producing MPWSDVTVVTIRGSTGRDDSAVARGRRLGRWSRRCCHRGLSGHRGPKPVADRLCLQRILYVLHQDIAWQLLPLKLGFGSGQTCWRRLGRWQQAGLFQQLHRILLANLKKRRGVQDASPNARQGVCAPSGDHRQDPAMS from the coding sequence GTGCCTTGGTCGGACGTGACCGTTGTGACGATCCGAGGTTCGACAGGGCGTGACGATTCGGCCGTGGCTCGTGGACGACGACTTGGGCGTTGGTCGAGACGCTGCTGCCACCGTGGCCTGAGCGGTCACCGGGGGCCGAAACCGGTGGCAGACCGACTGTGTCTGCAGCGCATCCTGTATGTCCTGCACCAGGACATCGCCTGGCAGCTGCTGCCCTTGAAGCTGGGGTTCGGCTCCGGACAGACCTGCTGGCGTCGGCTGGGCCGATGGCAGCAGGCCGGACTCTTCCAGCAGCTGCACCGCATTTTGCTGGCGAACCTGAAAAAGCGTCGTGGAGTTCAAGACGCCTCTCCCAACGCACGGCAAGGCGTTTGTGCGCCTTCGGGAGATCACCGGCAGGATCCGGCGATGTCGTAG
- a CDS encoding transposase: protein MRYAAGELDWSRARVDGSHVRAKKRGTAIGPSPVDRRKTGSKHHLICDGKDIPLHVITTAANVNVVTQILALVDGIPLVAIRVSALGPSWATRLTTRWRYAVRYDIAGSCR, encoded by the coding sequence GTGAGATACGCGGCCGGCGAGCTGGATTGGTCGCGCGCCCGTGTGGACGGCTCGCACGTACGCGCGAAGAAGAGGGGAACGGCGATCGGTCCGTCGCCGGTGGACCGGCGGAAGACGGGCAGCAAACACCACCTGATCTGTGACGGCAAGGACATCCCGCTCCATGTCATCACGACCGCCGCGAACGTCAACGTCGTCACCCAGATCCTCGCCCTGGTCGACGGCATCCCGCTGGTAGCCATCCGCGTGAGCGCCCTGGGGCCGTCGTGGGCGACAAGGCTTACGACTCGATGGCGGTACGCGGTGCGCTACGACATCGCCGGATCCTGCCGGTGA
- a CDS encoding AAA family ATPase, with protein sequence MYRLLDERLAHARAQLADVLRSSADSAGEVYERDVAAERLVRRIRGLEGAEEGLVFGRVDGADGTVLHIGRLGLHVGDRDLPLLVDWRADAARPFYEATTVHPMGLRRRRHLRVEGRAVRAVSDELLDGSSAAVGDVVGDGPLAEALEAQRTGRMRAAVATLQAEQDAIVRSPHRGVTVVQGGPGTGKTVVALHRAAYVLYAFPGAAAHGVLVLGPNARFLDYVSQVLPSLGENDVLLATCAELAGVEPAAVESFDVARLKGSSALAEALADLVHSLQAPAGGIAVRVGQQWVRLESVDVAAAGEAAVASGLAHNLAREVFKEHLIGVVTDALERDAVEALEHIGAEIAESTGLDLDAAAEADLRALGFDDAPAADPAEVFDADAVRADLSGDAHVDRAVESLWPRLKPDVVVRALLADARTLARHLPSLARDERSRLVRSPDAPWTDADVPLLDEATALVDGLPERSFGHVVVDEAQELTAMQWRMVMRRCPARSMTLVGDFAQAGPATAASDWSQALGPHLGNRFSLHTLTVSYRTTQEILATAHGLLARIAPGQTPSRSLRHGDPPRHLTACPHSVATTVAGELRAQVAAHPGDLLAVICADDRVEELASADVERWARLVPASEARGLEFDAIVVVAPEEIAAARPGGERDLYVALTRATKRLCTIAVHTASPHTS encoded by the coding sequence ATGTACCGGCTGCTCGATGAGCGATTGGCGCATGCACGGGCCCAACTGGCGGATGTGCTGAGGTCGTCGGCCGACAGCGCGGGCGAGGTGTACGAGCGCGATGTCGCCGCAGAGCGTCTGGTACGTCGGATTCGCGGGCTGGAGGGGGCCGAGGAGGGGTTGGTGTTCGGCCGGGTCGATGGCGCGGACGGAACCGTCCTGCACATCGGCCGGCTCGGCCTGCACGTGGGTGACCGGGACCTGCCACTGCTCGTCGACTGGCGAGCGGACGCGGCGCGGCCTTTCTACGAGGCGACGACCGTCCACCCCATGGGGCTGCGGCGCCGGCGTCATCTGCGGGTCGAGGGCCGTGCGGTACGTGCGGTGAGCGACGAGCTACTGGACGGATCGTCGGCCGCAGTCGGCGACGTCGTCGGCGACGGTCCGCTGGCGGAAGCGCTGGAGGCGCAGCGCACGGGGCGGATGCGTGCGGCGGTGGCGACATTGCAGGCGGAGCAGGACGCAATCGTCCGGTCCCCGCATCGGGGGGTGACGGTGGTGCAGGGCGGCCCCGGTACAGGCAAGACCGTGGTTGCGCTGCACCGGGCGGCGTACGTGCTGTACGCGTTCCCGGGAGCGGCCGCGCACGGTGTGCTGGTGCTCGGGCCGAACGCGCGGTTCCTCGACTACGTTTCCCAGGTGCTCCCCTCGCTGGGGGAGAACGATGTGCTCCTGGCGACGTGCGCGGAGCTGGCCGGGGTGGAGCCCGCAGCTGTGGAGTCGTTTGATGTCGCGCGCCTTAAGGGGAGTTCCGCGCTGGCCGAGGCGCTCGCGGACCTGGTGCACTCCCTGCAGGCACCTGCCGGCGGCATCGCGGTCCGGGTGGGGCAGCAGTGGGTCCGGCTGGAGAGCGTGGATGTCGCGGCGGCGGGGGAGGCCGCGGTGGCGAGCGGTCTGGCGCACAACCTGGCGCGGGAGGTGTTCAAGGAGCACCTGATCGGCGTGGTCACGGATGCCCTGGAGCGCGACGCCGTCGAGGCCCTCGAACATATAGGCGCCGAGATCGCCGAGAGCACGGGCCTGGATCTCGATGCCGCGGCCGAAGCCGATCTGCGGGCTCTCGGCTTCGACGACGCGCCGGCCGCGGATCCGGCTGAGGTGTTCGACGCGGACGCCGTCCGTGCGGACCTCTCGGGCGACGCCCACGTCGACCGTGCGGTGGAGTCCCTCTGGCCGCGGCTGAAGCCCGACGTGGTCGTACGAGCCCTGCTGGCAGACGCCCGCACGTTGGCCAGGCACCTGCCCTCGCTCGCCCGCGACGAACGGTCCCGGCTGGTGCGTTCGCCTGATGCCCCGTGGACGGATGCCGATGTACCGCTGCTGGATGAGGCGACGGCCCTGGTAGACGGGCTGCCGGAGCGGTCGTTCGGGCACGTCGTGGTCGATGAGGCCCAGGAACTGACCGCGATGCAGTGGCGGATGGTGATGCGCCGGTGTCCGGCCAGGTCGATGACGCTGGTGGGTGACTTCGCCCAGGCGGGCCCTGCGACGGCGGCGAGCGACTGGTCCCAGGCGCTGGGTCCGCATCTCGGCAACCGGTTCTCCCTGCACACGTTGACCGTCAGCTACCGCACGACCCAGGAGATCCTTGCGACCGCCCACGGCCTGCTGGCGCGGATCGCCCCCGGTCAGACGCCGAGCCGGTCGCTCCGCCACGGCGATCCTCCCCGCCACCTCACCGCCTGCCCGCACTCCGTCGCCACCACCGTGGCCGGGGAGCTTCGGGCGCAGGTGGCAGCGCACCCGGGCGACCTGCTCGCCGTGATCTGCGCGGACGACCGGGTCGAGGAGTTGGCGTCGGCTGATGTCGAGCGGTGGGCCCGCCTCGTGCCGGCTTCCGAAGCCCGCGGCCTGGAGTTCGACGCGATCGTCGTCGTCGCCCCGGAGGAGATCGCCGCAGCCCGCCCCGGCGGTGAGCGCGACCTGTATGTCGCCCTCACGCGTGCAACCAAGAGACTGTGCACGATCGCCGTACACACGGCGTCTCCGCACACCTCATGA
- a CDS encoding FG-GAP repeat domain-containing protein, translating into MKFVTGDFNGDGLSDMAAVRGYADGSVKLFTWLSNPGGGFADPVASWSAAPGNWTFDRMTVRAGDFNGDGRDDVALWYDYADGHDTLFTLTATPQGGFNVPVASWTAAPGSWNASRVKVVAGDFNGEGREDLAALTGTRTGM; encoded by the coding sequence ATGAAGTTCGTCACCGGTGACTTCAACGGCGATGGTCTGTCGGACATGGCCGCGGTGCGCGGATACGCGGACGGTAGCGTCAAGCTGTTCACCTGGCTGAGCAACCCGGGCGGTGGTTTCGCGGACCCGGTCGCCTCCTGGAGCGCCGCTCCGGGGAACTGGACCTTCGACCGTATGACGGTGCGCGCGGGTGACTTCAACGGTGACGGCCGCGACGACGTGGCGCTCTGGTACGACTACGCCGACGGCCACGACACGCTGTTCACCCTCACCGCCACCCCGCAGGGCGGCTTCAACGTCCCCGTCGCCTCCTGGACCGCGGCGCCGGGCAGCTGGAACGCCTCACGGGTGAAGGTGGTCGCCGGTGACTTCAACGGTGAGGGCCGTGAAGATCTGGCCGCGCTTACGGGTACGCGGACGGGCATGTGA
- a CDS encoding ISAzo13 family transposase yields MSGLDRQRTTLAAKFEAILPHLDERQRRLLIGAEAQSLGHGGIKAVARAAGVREATVSAGVRELGSGEAPLGRVRRPGAGRKRVVDLNPAVREALLTLVEPDVRGDPMSPLRWTTKSTRKLAEQLTRQGHRISADTVGDLLREEGFSLQSNAKTLEGKQHPDRDAQFHYLNEQARDHQDGGAPVISVDTKKKELVGPFKNNGREWEPRGEPVRVDTHDFPDRVLGRAVPYGIYDVAANTGWVNVGTDHDTAAFAVESIRRWWNGAGRATYPTAGRLLITADAGGSNGYRTRMWKTELARFAAESGLTITVCHLPPGTSKWNRIEHRLFSHITMNWRGRPLTSQEVIVESIAATTTKTGLTVHAELDTNPYPTGIQVSDDEIASLPITRHRFHGDWNYTLRPQHPMDAATTDSTSDQAPAGRPPRLTRRSLQDPELTGMTRQQLSELIDALTPALEVQREQVLRTRRGHERLVAPGTGAKAKLTPADRILATVLHLRKLATMDLLGQLFGVTAMTISRAKQEVRPLLEAHGHHINASTARLRAPADVATFLAPDSTQIKVKTTS; encoded by the coding sequence ATGAGCGGGTTGGATAGGCAACGGACCACGCTGGCAGCCAAGTTCGAGGCGATTCTGCCGCACCTCGACGAGCGGCAGCGTCGCCTGCTGATAGGGGCGGAGGCCCAGTCCCTCGGTCACGGCGGGATCAAGGCGGTCGCTCGTGCCGCCGGTGTTCGTGAGGCCACCGTGTCTGCCGGAGTGCGGGAACTCGGCTCCGGGGAGGCTCCGTTGGGCCGCGTCCGTCGGCCTGGCGCCGGCCGCAAACGCGTCGTCGACCTGAACCCAGCCGTTCGGGAGGCACTCCTCACGCTGGTCGAGCCCGACGTCCGCGGAGATCCCATGTCGCCGCTGCGCTGGACCACCAAATCCACTCGCAAGCTGGCCGAGCAGCTGACCCGGCAGGGCCACAGGATCTCCGCGGACACGGTGGGCGACCTGCTACGCGAGGAGGGCTTCAGCCTGCAGAGCAATGCCAAGACGCTGGAAGGCAAGCAGCACCCCGACCGGGACGCACAGTTCCACTACCTCAACGAGCAGGCCCGCGACCACCAGGACGGCGGTGCTCCGGTGATCAGTGTGGACACGAAGAAGAAGGAGCTGGTCGGCCCGTTCAAGAACAACGGCCGTGAATGGGAGCCGAGAGGCGAGCCGGTGCGGGTCGACACCCACGACTTCCCCGACCGCGTGCTGGGCAGGGCGGTGCCCTACGGCATCTACGACGTCGCCGCGAACACGGGTTGGGTCAACGTCGGCACCGACCATGACACCGCCGCGTTCGCCGTCGAGTCGATCCGCCGTTGGTGGAACGGAGCCGGGCGGGCCACGTACCCGACGGCCGGCCGGCTGCTGATCACCGCCGATGCCGGCGGCTCCAACGGGTATCGCACCCGCATGTGGAAGACCGAACTCGCCCGGTTCGCCGCTGAGTCCGGCCTCACGATCACCGTCTGCCACCTGCCTCCCGGGACTTCGAAGTGGAACCGGATCGAGCACCGGCTGTTCTCCCACATCACCATGAACTGGCGCGGCAGGCCCCTGACCAGCCAGGAAGTAATCGTCGAGAGTATCGCGGCGACCACCACCAAGACCGGTCTGACCGTGCACGCGGAACTCGACACCAACCCGTACCCCACCGGCATCCAGGTCAGCGACGACGAGATCGCCTCACTGCCGATCACCCGCCACCGCTTCCACGGCGACTGGAACTACACCCTCCGCCCCCAGCATCCGATGGACGCGGCCACGACCGACAGCACGTCGGACCAGGCCCCGGCGGGCAGACCGCCTCGCCTCACGCGGCGTTCGCTGCAGGACCCGGAACTGACCGGGATGACCCGTCAGCAGCTCAGCGAGCTCATCGACGCGCTGACTCCAGCGCTAGAGGTTCAACGCGAGCAAGTGCTCCGCACACGTCGCGGTCACGAGCGCCTGGTGGCCCCTGGCACAGGTGCCAAAGCCAAACTCACCCCAGCCGACCGGATCCTGGCCACCGTGCTCCACCTGCGCAAACTCGCGACCATGGACCTCCTCGGCCAACTTTTCGGCGTCACCGCCATGACCATCAGCCGCGCGAAACAGGAGGTCCGCCCGCTCTTGGAAGCACACGGCCACCACATCAACGCTTCTACCGCCCGCCTCCGCGCACCAGCCGACGTCGCGACGTTCCTCGCTCCCGACTCCACCCAGATCAAGGTCAAAACGACGAGTTAA